In the Candidatus Mycosynbacter amalyticus genome, one interval contains:
- a CDS encoding transketolase: MTQHYTLAQLDAKANTIRKDIISMLEAAGSGHSAGPLGMADIVTALYFDIMNIDPKHPDWEERDYFFLSNGHTVPVQYAAMAEAGYFNKAELKTLRKLGSRLQGHPERTKLPGLENTSGPLGSGLSQASGVAYALQYMDKQPHRFVYTIMGDGELNEGNIWEAAMFAGKYKLSQLIGFVDRNNIQIDGSTEDVMPLEDLRGKWESFGWHVQEIDGHNIESIIDAASMARAITNKPSVIIAHTIPGKGVDFMEYDYHWHGAPPNHEQAKEALKKLRTLDGKIKAGE, encoded by the coding sequence GTGACGCAACATTACACATTGGCGCAACTCGATGCCAAAGCAAATACAATTCGTAAAGATATTATCTCTATGCTCGAGGCAGCGGGTAGTGGGCATAGCGCGGGTCCGCTTGGCATGGCCGATATCGTGACAGCACTGTATTTCGATATCATGAATATAGACCCGAAGCACCCCGATTGGGAGGAGCGTGACTATTTCTTCCTCAGTAATGGTCATACGGTGCCGGTGCAATATGCGGCTATGGCTGAGGCCGGGTATTTCAACAAAGCGGAGCTGAAGACACTGCGCAAACTTGGTTCTCGCTTGCAAGGGCACCCAGAGCGGACTAAGCTGCCGGGTCTCGAGAATACGTCCGGTCCACTCGGTAGTGGTTTGTCGCAGGCGTCTGGCGTGGCGTATGCATTGCAGTATATGGACAAGCAGCCGCATCGTTTCGTGTACACTATCATGGGCGACGGCGAGCTCAACGAGGGTAATATCTGGGAGGCGGCGATGTTTGCTGGCAAGTATAAGCTTAGTCAGCTGATCGGCTTCGTGGATCGTAACAACATCCAGATCGATGGCAGTACCGAGGATGTGATGCCGCTTGAGGATCTCCGTGGCAAATGGGAAAGTTTCGGCTGGCACGTGCAGGAAATCGACGGGCACAACATTGAAAGCATCATCGACGCGGCAAGTATGGCGCGCGCTATCACTAACAAACCAAGTGTAATTATCGCCCATACTATTCCGGGTAAGGGCGTTGACTTCATGGAGTATGATTACCACTGGCACGGTGCACCACCAAATCATGAACAAGCCAAAGAAGCGCTCAAAAAACTCCGTACGCTCGACGGCAAGATAAAGGCAGGAGAATAA